A window of Staphylococcus lloydii genomic DNA:
TTCCAATAGTATTGGTAATTTTAACTATTTTACTGCATATACTTTGGTGTGCAATACCATTTATGCAAACAAAAGCTGAACGTGAGCACAAAGAAACAAATGATAACCATTAAAGCGATAAAAGCTTAGGCTGTAAATTATAAATACGGCTTAAGCTTTTTTTAATTCTCTTATTATCTTTGCTAAAATTTTTTCTTGATTCATAAATTCATTTAACATTTTTTCTTGAGGGTTGCCTAAATAATCATGTGCCACAAACCAAGATCTCATCTTTTCCTCTCCAAAATCAGTGTCTCCTTTAGTGTTGTGTCGACATACAGTTTCTTCAAAAGGTAAATCAAAATAGTAAATATGTGCATTGACTTCGGGTAAAGAAATTAATGATTGTAGCATATTATTATATTTTTGTTTGTTGAATATACCTTCTATAATGACATATTTACAATGTTTTATGCCATATAGTGCAATTTGTTGGATAAGTGATATAGCTAAATTGCCCGGGCGATCATGCACTTGCAACATTTCTCGCCTTACAACATCTTGTGAAAGCAATAACGCATCTTCGCCTAGTTCATTATGTAATGCCCTTGCAATTGTGGTTTTACCACTACCAGAATTGCCTCTTATTATAATTAAATCCATTTCAACACCTCACAATAT
This region includes:
- a CDS encoding AAA family ATPase encodes the protein MDLIIIRGNSGSGKTTIARALHNELGEDALLLSQDVVRREMLQVHDRPGNLAISLIQQIALYGIKHCKYVIIEGIFNKQKYNNMLQSLISLPEVNAHIYYFDLPFEETVCRHNTKGDTDFGEEKMRSWFVAHDYLGNPQEKMLNEFMNQEKILAKIIRELKKA